In a single window of the Octopus sinensis linkage group LG1, ASM634580v1, whole genome shotgun sequence genome:
- the LOC115209077 gene encoding serine/arginine-rich splicing factor 2: MSYVRRGPSELDLEGMVSLKVDNLTYRTTPEDLRRAFEKYGDVGDVYIPRDRFTRESRGFAFVRYHDKRDADDAMDAMDGAMMDGRELRVQMARYGRPADPYRRGPPPRRFGGGGYSSYRSRRRSYTRSRSRSRSRSSRRRRRSYSRSRSRSRSRSYKSRSRSRSASYSRSSRSKHYSRSPSPSSKGKKRSSASSRRSTRSRSASRERKSHSRSRSPVSPRRSPDRCSEGRDGSESGAGANAGGGGGGSSGSVPRENSKSRSRSRTPHSRSCSPEALSDRGSNDHNDLEQQVEEED; encoded by the coding sequence ATGAGCTACGTACGACGCGGGCCTTCTGAATTAGACTTAGAAGGCATGGTTTCACTAAAAGTGGACAATCTTACTTACAGAACAACACCAGAGGATTTGCGTCGCGCTTTTGAAAAATATGGCGACGTAGGAGATGTGTACATACCACGAGACCGCTTTACCAGGGAAAGCCGAGGATTCGCTTTTGTACGCTATCATGATAAACGAGATGCTGACGATGCAATGGATGCTATGGACGGTGCTATGATGGATGGACGCGAACTACGTGTCCAAATGGCTAGATATGGTAGACCGGCTGACCCATATCGGAGAGGTCCCCCACCTCGCCGTTTTGGCGGTGGTGGTTATAGCTCATATCGATCGAGAAGACGATCATATACGAGATCACGATCGAGGTCGCGGTCTCGTTCATCACGCCGGCGAAGAAGATCGTATTCAAGATCACGAAGTCGCAGTAGAAGTCGTTCCTATAAAAGTAGATCAAGATCTCGATCGGCGTCATATTCCAGATCGAGCCGCAGCAAACATTACAGTCGTAGTCCATCTCCATCAAGTAAAGGAAAGAAGCGGAGCAGTGCAAGTAGTCGAAGAAGCACGAGGAGTCGGAGCGCCAGCCGGGAGAGGAAGAGCCATTCTCGCAGCCGCAGCCCCGTCAGTCCAAGACGAAGTCCTGATCGATGCAGTGAAGGTCGCGACGGAAGCGAAAGTGGTGCTGGTGCCAatgctggtggcggcggcggaggcAGTTCTGGCAGTGTACCACGAGAAAATTCCAAATCCAGAAGCAGAAGTCGAACCCCTCACAGCCGGAGCTGTTCTCCAGAAGCATTGTCAGACCGCGGCAGTAACGACCATAACGATCTCGAGCagcaggtggaggaggaagacTGA
- the LOC115232350 gene encoding uncharacterized protein LOC115232350 has translation MAASGLPSFTGDAGLWLAQVESHFAAHAVPPQQQLHLLYSSLPSRLATLVRDLIMSPHPDATYASVKAKILRRNTRSEESQFNELMADKQLGDRTPSQFLRHLRELNRNAADAPLLRKIFFSRLPAHVQTMLATALESVSVDQIATMADKILEFLGPSPSRGLYACTEPPPTVSPTQNSLAEKIDALTQRIDDLCRAIGRRPRSRSRSGSVSRSRSDSVSPSGWCWYHSKYAEKAERCTQPCTFQPSGN, from the coding sequence ATGGCTGCATCAGGTTTGCCTTCATTCACAGGGGATGCGGGTCTGTGGCTTGCCCAGGTGGAGTCGCATTTTGCCGCACATGCCGTTCCCCCACAGCAGCAGTTGCATCTGCTATATTCGAGTTTGCCCTCCCGACTCGCCACATTGGTCAGGGATCTCATAATGAGTCCCCACCCTGACGCCACATACGCATCAGTCAAGGCCAAAATCCTCCGCCGCAACACGCGGTCGGAGGAGAGTCAATTTAATGAACTAATGGCCGACAAACAGTTGGGGGACAGGACTCCATCCCAGTTCCTGCGCCACCTAAGGGAGCTAAACAGGAACGCAGCAGACGCGCCACTCTTGCGGAAGATATTTTTCTCCAGGTTGCCTGCCCACGTGCAGACAATGTTGGCCACGGCACTGGAGTCTGTGTCAGTAGACCAGATTGCCACGATGGCCgataaaatattagaatttttGGGACCATCTCCATCGCGAGGCCTGTACGCATGTACAGAGCCCCCTCCGACAGTTTCTCCGACGCAAAATTCATTAGCCGAGAAGATCGATGCGCTTACGCAGCGAATCGATGATCTGTGCCGAGCGATCGGGCGCCGACCTCGCAGTCGTAGTCGCAGTGGCTCTGTTTCCCGTAGTCGGAGTGACTCTGTTTCTCCTTCcggctggtgctggtaccattcaAAGTATGCCGAAAAGGCAGAAcggtgtacccagccgtgcactttcCAGCCCTCAGGAAACtaa